A single Xiphias gladius isolate SHS-SW01 ecotype Sanya breed wild chromosome 22, ASM1685928v1, whole genome shotgun sequence DNA region contains:
- the hpn gene encoding serine protease hepsin isoform X2 encodes MYAEKVVTEGKMGSRGISLTCVLTPCRVIGVCVTLMFLGAIGAAVWAVVTYCTMEEDTGLYDVQVNSADQRLRVFDSARRRWRQVCSSSANEMLASISCEEVGFVSVVNYSVTSVPEASGDGGEFFCVRQEELSYGKKIKDLLFPCDCESREVLTLLCQDCGRRSFAADRIVGGVDARQGSWPWQVSLQYDGVHQCGGSIISNRWIVSAAHCFPERYRFVNRWRVLLGSIYNKPVNANVAEVKTIVYHSSYLPFVDANIDDNSRDISVLALTQPLTFNEYIQPICLPAYGQRLIDGQMGTVTGWGNVGYYGHLADVLQEANVPIISDAVCNAPDYYDNQITTSMFCAGYEKGATDACQGDSGGPFVAEDCLSKTSRYRLLGVVSWGTGCAMPKKPGVYTRVSRFLPWISTAMRNYHNSPGVHKMART; translated from the exons TGACCTGTGTGTTGACCCCCTGCCGGGTGATCGGGGTGTGTGTGACACTAATGTTCTTGGGGGCCATTGGAGCAGCCGTTTGGGCCGTAG TTACGTATTGCACAATGGAGGAAGACACAGGACTGTACGATG TTCAGGTAAATTCTGCTGACCAACGCCTCAGAGTCTTTGACTCCGCCCGGAGGAGGTGGCGTCAGGTGTGTTCCTCCTCAGCCAATGAAATGCTTGCTAGCATCAGCTGTGAAGAAGTGGGCTTTGTCAG TGTGGTCAATTACTCGGTCACATCAGTGCCAGAGGCCAGTGGAGATGGTGGAGAGTTCTTCTGTGTCAGACAGGAAGAGCTCAGCTACGGCAAGAAAATTAAAGACTTATTGTTCCCATG tGACTGTGAGAGCAGGGAGGTTCTCACACTGTTGTGCCAAG ACTGCGGCAGGCGCAGTTTTGCAGCAGACCGTATTGTTGGTGGTGTGGATGCTAGGCAGGGCAGCTGGCCTTGGCAAGTCAGCTTGCAGTATGATGGAGTTCATCAGTGTGGAGGATCCATCATCTCTAACCGCTGGATTGTCTCTGCCGCTCACTGCTTCCCAGA ACGGTACCGCTTTGTTAATCGCTGGCGTGTGCTGCTGGGCTCCATCTACAATAAACCAGTCAATGCCAACGTGGCGGAGGTGAAGACCATTGTTTATCACAGCAGCTACCTTCCCTTTGTAGATGCCAACATTGATGACAACAGCAGGGACATATCTGTTTTGGCCCTCACCCAGCCGCTCACTTTCAATG aATACATCCAGCCTATTTGCCTGCCAGCATATGGTCAAAGACTGATAGACGGACAGATGGGAACAGTAACAGGTTGGGGAAATGTTGGATACTACG GTCATCTAGCAGATGTTCTCCAGGAAGCGAACGTCCCCATCATCAGTGACGCTGTCTGTAACGCTCCTGATTACTACGACAATCAGATCACCACCAGCATGTTCTGTGCTGGTTATGAGAAAGGAGCCACCGATGCCTGCCAG GGAGACAGCGGCGGTCCTTTTGTGGCAGAGGACTGTCTGTCTAAGACGAGTCGGTATCGTCTGCTGGGGGTGGTGAGCTGGGGAACAGGCTGTGCCATGCCAAAGAAACCTGGTGTCTACACCAGAGTGTCCCGATTTTTGCCCTGGATATCTACTGCCATGAGG AACTATCACAACTCCCCCGGGGTTCACAAAATGGCCCGGACATGA
- the hpn gene encoding serine protease hepsin isoform X1, translated as MYAEKVVTEGKMGSRGISLTCVLTPCRVIGVCVTLMFLGAIGAAVWAVVTYCTMEEDTGLYDVQVNSADQRLRVFDSARRRWRQVCSSSANEMLASISCEEVGFVSVVNYSVTSVPEASGDGGEFFCVRQEELSYGKKIKDLLFPCDCESREVLTLLCQDCGRRSFAADRIVGGVDARQGSWPWQVSLQYDGVHQCGGSIISNRWIVSAAHCFPERYRFVNRWRVLLGSIYNKPVNANVAEVKTIVYHSSYLPFVDANIDDNSRDISVLALTQPLTFNEYIQPICLPAYGQRLIDGQMGTVTGWGNVGYYGHLADVLQEANVPIISDAVCNAPDYYDNQITTSMFCAGYEKGATDACQGDSGGPFVAEDCLSKTSRYRLLGVVSWGTGCAMPKKPGVYTRVSRFLPWISTAMRVRDWAFCSHALMPTKKIKIIVPLLLNVLDANNYRTQQ; from the exons TGACCTGTGTGTTGACCCCCTGCCGGGTGATCGGGGTGTGTGTGACACTAATGTTCTTGGGGGCCATTGGAGCAGCCGTTTGGGCCGTAG TTACGTATTGCACAATGGAGGAAGACACAGGACTGTACGATG TTCAGGTAAATTCTGCTGACCAACGCCTCAGAGTCTTTGACTCCGCCCGGAGGAGGTGGCGTCAGGTGTGTTCCTCCTCAGCCAATGAAATGCTTGCTAGCATCAGCTGTGAAGAAGTGGGCTTTGTCAG TGTGGTCAATTACTCGGTCACATCAGTGCCAGAGGCCAGTGGAGATGGTGGAGAGTTCTTCTGTGTCAGACAGGAAGAGCTCAGCTACGGCAAGAAAATTAAAGACTTATTGTTCCCATG tGACTGTGAGAGCAGGGAGGTTCTCACACTGTTGTGCCAAG ACTGCGGCAGGCGCAGTTTTGCAGCAGACCGTATTGTTGGTGGTGTGGATGCTAGGCAGGGCAGCTGGCCTTGGCAAGTCAGCTTGCAGTATGATGGAGTTCATCAGTGTGGAGGATCCATCATCTCTAACCGCTGGATTGTCTCTGCCGCTCACTGCTTCCCAGA ACGGTACCGCTTTGTTAATCGCTGGCGTGTGCTGCTGGGCTCCATCTACAATAAACCAGTCAATGCCAACGTGGCGGAGGTGAAGACCATTGTTTATCACAGCAGCTACCTTCCCTTTGTAGATGCCAACATTGATGACAACAGCAGGGACATATCTGTTTTGGCCCTCACCCAGCCGCTCACTTTCAATG aATACATCCAGCCTATTTGCCTGCCAGCATATGGTCAAAGACTGATAGACGGACAGATGGGAACAGTAACAGGTTGGGGAAATGTTGGATACTACG GTCATCTAGCAGATGTTCTCCAGGAAGCGAACGTCCCCATCATCAGTGACGCTGTCTGTAACGCTCCTGATTACTACGACAATCAGATCACCACCAGCATGTTCTGTGCTGGTTATGAGAAAGGAGCCACCGATGCCTGCCAG GGAGACAGCGGCGGTCCTTTTGTGGCAGAGGACTGTCTGTCTAAGACGAGTCGGTATCGTCTGCTGGGGGTGGTGAGCTGGGGAACAGGCTGTGCCATGCCAAAGAAACCTGGTGTCTACACCAGAGTGTCCCGATTTTTGCCCTGGATATCTACTGCCATGAGGGTGAGAGACTGGGCATTTTGTAGTCATGCTCTAATGCcaactaaaaaaataaagataatagTGCCTCTGTTACTGAATGTGTTGGATGCCAATAACTACAGAACACAACAGTGA
- the hpn gene encoding serine protease hepsin isoform X3, whose protein sequence is MEEDTGLYDVQVNSADQRLRVFDSARRRWRQVCSSSANEMLASISCEEVGFVSVVNYSVTSVPEASGDGGEFFCVRQEELSYGKKIKDLLFPCDCESREVLTLLCQDCGRRSFAADRIVGGVDARQGSWPWQVSLQYDGVHQCGGSIISNRWIVSAAHCFPERYRFVNRWRVLLGSIYNKPVNANVAEVKTIVYHSSYLPFVDANIDDNSRDISVLALTQPLTFNEYIQPICLPAYGQRLIDGQMGTVTGWGNVGYYGHLADVLQEANVPIISDAVCNAPDYYDNQITTSMFCAGYEKGATDACQGDSGGPFVAEDCLSKTSRYRLLGVVSWGTGCAMPKKPGVYTRVSRFLPWISTAMRVRDWAFCSHALMPTKKIKIIVPLLLNVLDANNYRTQQ, encoded by the exons ATGGAGGAAGACACAGGACTGTACGATG TTCAGGTAAATTCTGCTGACCAACGCCTCAGAGTCTTTGACTCCGCCCGGAGGAGGTGGCGTCAGGTGTGTTCCTCCTCAGCCAATGAAATGCTTGCTAGCATCAGCTGTGAAGAAGTGGGCTTTGTCAG TGTGGTCAATTACTCGGTCACATCAGTGCCAGAGGCCAGTGGAGATGGTGGAGAGTTCTTCTGTGTCAGACAGGAAGAGCTCAGCTACGGCAAGAAAATTAAAGACTTATTGTTCCCATG tGACTGTGAGAGCAGGGAGGTTCTCACACTGTTGTGCCAAG ACTGCGGCAGGCGCAGTTTTGCAGCAGACCGTATTGTTGGTGGTGTGGATGCTAGGCAGGGCAGCTGGCCTTGGCAAGTCAGCTTGCAGTATGATGGAGTTCATCAGTGTGGAGGATCCATCATCTCTAACCGCTGGATTGTCTCTGCCGCTCACTGCTTCCCAGA ACGGTACCGCTTTGTTAATCGCTGGCGTGTGCTGCTGGGCTCCATCTACAATAAACCAGTCAATGCCAACGTGGCGGAGGTGAAGACCATTGTTTATCACAGCAGCTACCTTCCCTTTGTAGATGCCAACATTGATGACAACAGCAGGGACATATCTGTTTTGGCCCTCACCCAGCCGCTCACTTTCAATG aATACATCCAGCCTATTTGCCTGCCAGCATATGGTCAAAGACTGATAGACGGACAGATGGGAACAGTAACAGGTTGGGGAAATGTTGGATACTACG GTCATCTAGCAGATGTTCTCCAGGAAGCGAACGTCCCCATCATCAGTGACGCTGTCTGTAACGCTCCTGATTACTACGACAATCAGATCACCACCAGCATGTTCTGTGCTGGTTATGAGAAAGGAGCCACCGATGCCTGCCAG GGAGACAGCGGCGGTCCTTTTGTGGCAGAGGACTGTCTGTCTAAGACGAGTCGGTATCGTCTGCTGGGGGTGGTGAGCTGGGGAACAGGCTGTGCCATGCCAAAGAAACCTGGTGTCTACACCAGAGTGTCCCGATTTTTGCCCTGGATATCTACTGCCATGAGGGTGAGAGACTGGGCATTTTGTAGTCATGCTCTAATGCcaactaaaaaaataaagataatagTGCCTCTGTTACTGAATGTGTTGGATGCCAATAACTACAGAACACAACAGTGA
- the LOC120783632 gene encoding sialic acid-binding Ig-like lectin 13 isoform X2: MESWILMILVTMPGVWSGDWSVTFENQCALKGSSVVIKCSYDYPSGHFVTSVDWSKARYASGRWMLFPLSRLLSPQDHFKYVGNLNGNCNLEINDVRHTDEGAYFFSFVTTFNRWTSKTSARLYVKELTTVVQPSTVTEGDNVSLTCVSGCPTPTIVVWFRDGQPVLKPVFQARREDAGRYYCAVLGQETVRSASVALNIQYLPINIFVSVDPPQVAEGSSVNLTCSSVANPAADSYTWYMRAVSSSGSSPVLQVGSGQVLSLPSVEASHAGLYLCQARNSVGENNSTEVLLTMTGKAHGTQPLSIVAGVGAFLFVTVVIALLLHRRKQRPHAEDKTVFHSRLIGRGSRSSAKKDQFDNDYATIHTFPSSPSLVPVAQDIANHSRRNSHHEHDAPTSYEPEVTYSTVTIKPRNPSFPHHINNSRAPQGSWSKAGEPKDFVIYATVAKSSGSTA; the protein is encoded by the exons atgGAAAGCTGGATTCTCATGATCCTGGTTACTATGCCAG GTGTCTGGAGTGGAGACTGGAGTGTGACCTTTGAAAATCAGTGTGCTTTGAAAGGATCATCAGTAGTAATAAAGTGCAGCTATGACTACCCTTCTGGTCATTTTGTCACTTCAGTGGACTGGTCTAAAGCCAGGTATGCATCTGGTCGGTGGATGCTGTTCCCCCTTTCTAGACTCCTTTCACCCCAAGACCACTTTAAATATGTGGGCAACTTAAATGGTAACTGTAATCTGGAGATCAACGATGTACGACACACTGATGAAGGAGCAtacttttttagttttgtgacAACATTCAACAGATGGACAAGTAAAACCTCCGCTCGCTTGTACGTAAAag AGTTAACCACGGTTGTACAGCCAAGCACTGTGACAGAGGGAGATAATGTCAGCCTGACCTGTGTGTCAGGTTGTCCTACACCTACAATCGTTGTCTGGTTTAGAGATGGACAACCTGTACTGAAACCAGTCTTCCAGGCCAGAAGAGAGGATGCCGGAAGATATTACTGTGCCGTCCTGGGACAAGAGACAGTGAGATCTGCCTCTGTGGCTCTGAATATCCAAT acctcccaattaacatttttgtttcgGTGGATCCACCACAAGTGGCTGAGGGCAGCAGTGTGAATCTGACCTGCAGCAGTGTGGCTAACCCTGCGGCAGACTCCTACACCTGGTACATGAGAGCTGTTTCCAGCTCCGGCTCCAGCCCCGTGCTCCAGGTGGGCTCAGGACAGGTGTTGTCTCTGCCCTCTGTGGAGGCGTCTCACGCTGGACTCTACCTCTGCCAAGCCAGGAACAGTGTGGGGGAAAACAACTCCACTGAGGTGCTGCTGACCATGACGGGAAAGGCGCATG GCACCCAGCCCCTCTCAATCGTAGCCGGAGTTGGAGCCTTTCTTTTTGTGACAGTTGTGATAGCTCTTCTTTTGCACCG GAGGAAACAGAGACCACATGCCGAGGACAAA ACTGTGTTTCACTCCAGGCTCATTGGAAGAGGCTCGAGGTCTTCAGCCAAAAAAGATCAGTTTGACAATGATTATGCCACCATCCACACATTTCCATCCTCTCCTTCACTTGTTCCTGTCGCTCAGGACATTGCAAATCATTCGCGGAGGAACTCACACCATGAACATGAT GCCCCCACTTCTTATGAACCTGAAGTTACCTACTCAACAGTGACCATCAAACCCAGAAACCCCAGTTTTCCACATCACATAAACAACAGCAGAGCACCACAAGGCTCCTG GTCCAAAGCAGGAGAGCCCAAAGACTTTGTGATCTACGCTACAGTGGCTAAATCCAGCGGATCCACAGCTTAG
- the LOC120783632 gene encoding sialic acid-binding Ig-like lectin 13 isoform X1, with protein MESWILMILVTMPGVWSGDWSVTFENQCALKGSSVVIKCSYDYPSGHFVTSVDWSKARYASGRWMLFPLSRLLSPQDHFKYVGNLNGNCNLEINDVRHTDEGAYFFSFVTTFNRWTSKTSARLYVKELTTVVQPSTVTEGDNVSLTCVSGCPTPTIVVWFRDGQPVLKPVFQARREDAGRYYCAVLGQETVRSASVALNIQYLPINIFVSVDPPQVAEGSSVNLTCSSVANPAADSYTWYMRAVSSSGSSPVLQVGSGQVLSLPSVEASHAGLYLCQARNSVGENNSTEVLLTMTGKAHGTQPLSIVAGVGAFLFVTVVIALLLHRRKQRPHAEDKQTVFHSRLIGRGSRSSAKKDQFDNDYATIHTFPSSPSLVPVAQDIANHSRRNSHHEHDAPTSYEPEVTYSTVTIKPRNPSFPHHINNSRAPQGSWSKAGEPKDFVIYATVAKSSGSTA; from the exons atgGAAAGCTGGATTCTCATGATCCTGGTTACTATGCCAG GTGTCTGGAGTGGAGACTGGAGTGTGACCTTTGAAAATCAGTGTGCTTTGAAAGGATCATCAGTAGTAATAAAGTGCAGCTATGACTACCCTTCTGGTCATTTTGTCACTTCAGTGGACTGGTCTAAAGCCAGGTATGCATCTGGTCGGTGGATGCTGTTCCCCCTTTCTAGACTCCTTTCACCCCAAGACCACTTTAAATATGTGGGCAACTTAAATGGTAACTGTAATCTGGAGATCAACGATGTACGACACACTGATGAAGGAGCAtacttttttagttttgtgacAACATTCAACAGATGGACAAGTAAAACCTCCGCTCGCTTGTACGTAAAag AGTTAACCACGGTTGTACAGCCAAGCACTGTGACAGAGGGAGATAATGTCAGCCTGACCTGTGTGTCAGGTTGTCCTACACCTACAATCGTTGTCTGGTTTAGAGATGGACAACCTGTACTGAAACCAGTCTTCCAGGCCAGAAGAGAGGATGCCGGAAGATATTACTGTGCCGTCCTGGGACAAGAGACAGTGAGATCTGCCTCTGTGGCTCTGAATATCCAAT acctcccaattaacatttttgtttcgGTGGATCCACCACAAGTGGCTGAGGGCAGCAGTGTGAATCTGACCTGCAGCAGTGTGGCTAACCCTGCGGCAGACTCCTACACCTGGTACATGAGAGCTGTTTCCAGCTCCGGCTCCAGCCCCGTGCTCCAGGTGGGCTCAGGACAGGTGTTGTCTCTGCCCTCTGTGGAGGCGTCTCACGCTGGACTCTACCTCTGCCAAGCCAGGAACAGTGTGGGGGAAAACAACTCCACTGAGGTGCTGCTGACCATGACGGGAAAGGCGCATG GCACCCAGCCCCTCTCAATCGTAGCCGGAGTTGGAGCCTTTCTTTTTGTGACAGTTGTGATAGCTCTTCTTTTGCACCG GAGGAAACAGAGACCACATGCCGAGGACAAA CAGACTGTGTTTCACTCCAGGCTCATTGGAAGAGGCTCGAGGTCTTCAGCCAAAAAAGATCAGTTTGACAATGATTATGCCACCATCCACACATTTCCATCCTCTCCTTCACTTGTTCCTGTCGCTCAGGACATTGCAAATCATTCGCGGAGGAACTCACACCATGAACATGAT GCCCCCACTTCTTATGAACCTGAAGTTACCTACTCAACAGTGACCATCAAACCCAGAAACCCCAGTTTTCCACATCACATAAACAACAGCAGAGCACCACAAGGCTCCTG GTCCAAAGCAGGAGAGCCCAAAGACTTTGTGATCTACGCTACAGTGGCTAAATCCAGCGGATCCACAGCTTAG